The following are from one region of the Juglans regia cultivar Chandler chromosome 10, Walnut 2.0, whole genome shotgun sequence genome:
- the LOC108992719 gene encoding uncharacterized mitochondrial protein AtMg00310-like: protein MGMFLLPVSIIKTLNQLLRKFLWGYHEDTSKIQWVGWDKISTNKESGGLGFRDFKRFNLDLLSRQGWRIIQNPNSLVSMILKQKYSSQVDLLDSRLGLEPSFAWRGIQVGLTLLRKGIMWRIGNGTKVNIWKDRWIPDFQSGKVLSTRDADCWCEKVSDLIDPQ from the coding sequence ATGGGGATGTTTCTACTCCCAGTCTCTATTATCAAAACACTAAACCAACTGCTTAGGAAATTCTTGTGGGGTTATCATGAAGATACTTCTAAAATTCAATGGGTTGGTTGGGACAAAATCAGTACCAACAAGGAGTCTGGAGGCCTTGGTTTCAGGGACTTTAAAAGGTTCAACTTAGATCTTTTATCGAGGCAAGGGTGGAGGATTATACAGAATCCAAACTCTTTGGTGTCCATGATCCTTAAACAGAAGTATTCTAGCCAGGTGGATTTGCTAGATTCAAGATTGGGTCTAGAACCATCATTTGCATGGAGAGGTATTCAAGTAGGTTTAACTTTGCTAAGGAAGGGAATCATGTGGAGGATAGGTAATGGGACAAAGGTGAACATTTGGAAAGACAGATGGATCCCAGATTTTCAGTCAGGCAAGGTGTTGTCCACTCGAGATGCAGATTGCTGGTGTGAGAAAGTCAGTGATCTCATAGACCCCCAATAG
- the LOC108992721 gene encoding uncharacterized protein LOC108992721, with translation MICISWNYWGFGNPRTVHELHLLVKTKSPSLIFLMETKCSRSKMEKVKQKLGMKNCFVVDSKGASGGLTLLWKDDLVVSLKNYSHFHISIKLKIRGNIGAWLMTGFYGHPLTAKRSSSWNLLKALKPTDNDPWFCVGDYNEIMHNGEKYGGRMRPNSQMEAFRLSLALKGLSDLGYIGDKYTWCNNRQGPQFTKERLDRACANDKWLEMFPETMVSTEAVQRSDHRPLIITIASRNQFFTREERPFRYEVSWAAREECSKIVEEAWKESSLAQNKLDQVVSSLSRCQDKLKKWGIAIAKGLRKEQQAKRQQLSNLQKANTGDLAE, from the coding sequence ATGATTTGCATAAGCTGGAACTACTGGGGgtttgggaaccctcggacagttcacgAACTTCACCTCTTGGTGAAGACAAAGTCCCCAAGTCTCATTTTCCTCATGGAGACTAAGTGTTCCAGGTCCAAAATGGAGAAAGTTAAGCAAAAACTAGGTATGAAAAATTGTTTTGTGGTTGACAGCAAGGGGGCTAGTGGTGGCTTGACATTACTTTGGAAGGATGATTTGGTCGTGTCACTGAAAAATTACTCTCATTTCCATATCTCTATCAAGCTCAAGATTAGAGGTAATATTGGGGCATGGCTTATGACAGGCTTTTATGGCCATCCCTTGACAGCCAAGAGAAGCAGCAGTTGGAACTTACTAAAGGCATTGAAACCTACGGATAATGATCCATGGTTTTGTGTTGGGGACTATAATGAAATCATGCATAATGGTGAAAAGTATGGTGGTAGAATGAGACCTAATTCCCAGATGGAAGCTTTTAGACTTTCCCTAGCTTTGAAAGGGCTGAGTGATCTAGGCTACATAGGAGATAAATACACATGGTGCAATAACAGGCAGGGTCCTCAATTCACTAAGGAAAGATTGGATAGGGCGTGTGCTAATGATAAATGGCTAGAGATGTTCCCAGAAACAATGGTGAGTACAGAAGCTGTCCAAAGATCAGACCACAGGCCTCTTATTATAACCATTGCCTCTAGAAACCAGTTCTTTACAAGAGAAGAAAGGCCATTTCGATATGAGGTTAGTTGGGCAGCTAGAGAGGAATGCAGCAAGATAGTAGAAGAGGCATGGAAAGAAAGTAGCTTGGCACAAAACAAACTAGACCAGGTTGTTTCAAGTCTGTCCAGATGCCAAGATAAACTTAAAAAGTGGGGTATAGCAATAGCAAAGGGCTTAAGGAAGGAACAACAAGCCAAGAGACAACAACTTTCTAACCTACAGAAGGCAAACACTGGGGATCTAGCAGAGTAA
- the LOC108992720 gene encoding uncharacterized protein LOC108992720: MGSRPSYIWRSIMDAREILKRGTRWRVGNGETIKVWKDKWVPNLPYAKIMSPVRLLSPMALEEENIIHAIWNYPAAQDVWHQCSTKLQKCHSPKPSIKNLITELEDSGGKEVIEEFAVVARRIWMRRNQFIFQQEFRSPNSVAKLAKEILYELNSTTLNESVQQLSIQNRPNWSPPPENTFKLNWDAAVDRIQCKIGIGLIIRDWNGRVVATSGKYRPLFPDPLLAEAMGAMEATCFGLQLGITRIILEGDSKIVISAINIRKEEVSATGMLIEDFKNQLNSYEEWSILHVRREGNQAAHKLARDALLHSNSSIDMGIIPHCIHDCC, from the exons ATGGGCAGCAGGCCCTCATATATCTGGAGAAGCATAATGGATgctagagaaattttaaaaagaggcACCAGATGGAGAGTAGGAAATGGTGAAACTATTAAAGTCTGGAAGGATAAGTGGGTTCCAAACCTTCCATATGCTAAAATTATGAGTCCAGTGAGGTTACTGAGCCCGATGGCTTTG GAGGAAGAGAATATTATCCATGCCATTTGGAACTACCCTGCTGCTCAAGACGTATGGCACCAATGCTCAACTAAACTTCAAAAATGTCACTCCCCCAAACCCTCAATCAAGAACCTCATTACAGAGCTGGAGGATTCAGGAGGCAAGGAAGTGATTGAAGAATTTGCTGTGGTAGCTAGAAGAATTTGGATGAGGAGAAACCAATTCATATTCCAACAAGAGTTTAGAAGCCCCAATTCAGTAGCTAAGCTGGCCAAGGAAATTCTGTATGAATTAAACTCTACCACTCTTAATGAGTCAGTTCAGCAACTCTCAATACAGAACAGGCCTAATTGGAGCCCACCCCCTGAAAACACTTTTAAACTCAACTGGGATGCTGCGGTTGATAGAATTCAGTGCAAAATTGGGATAGGCCTAATCATCAGGGATTGGAATGGGAGGGTTGTGGCAACTTCAGGAAAATATAGACCACTATTCCCTGACCCTTTGTTGGCAGAGGCTATGGGAGCCATGGAAGCTACTTGTTTTGGCCTACAACTGGGAATTACAAGGATCATACTTGAGGGCGACTCTAAGATAGTCATCTCAGCAATCAACATCAGAAAGGAGGAAGTGTCAGCTACGGGTATGCTCATAGAAGATTTCAAGAATCAATTAAATAGCTATGAAGAGTGGTCAATTTTACATGTTAGAAGGGAAGGTAATCAAGCTGCTCATAAGCTTGCTAGGGATGCTCTCTTACATTCCAACTCTTCTATTGATATGGGAATTATTCCCCATTGTATTCATGACTGTTGCTGA